One Comamonas endophytica DNA window includes the following coding sequences:
- the priA gene encoding replication restart helicase PriA produces MTALFPVQIALQMPAHSAVGHLLTYAAGARLAPGTLVRVPLGRREVLGVVWDDNDSCGTAPGEAPAQALPEGTQLRAVSAVLDGIAPLPDAWRRLVAFAARYYQRSCGEIAMAALPPQLRELTPEQLARRLKPSKAAAPAAAAAGAAAPLVALSAEQEAVVAQIAAGSADRRPFLLYGSTGSGKTEVYLRCVQAALDADPQAQALVMVPEINLTPQLESRFVERFAPQYGAAAVVSMHSGMTGPQRLRSWLAAHTGQARIVLGTRMSVFASLPGLKVIVVDEEHDASYKQQEGARYSARDLAIWRARAHGAQIILGSATPSLESWHASRPATPQDPGGRYLRLHMPSRIGSAALPRVRLVDMTQQPKRAVFSPPLLAAITERVQRGEQSLVLLNRRGFAPVLYCADCEWKSDCPHCSAHQVFHKNDRTLRCHHCGFTQRVPPACPSCGNPDILPLGKGTEQLEEELVRLLRNVQRPDHAPARVARIDADTTKTKGSLEAQLAQMHSGDIDVLVGTQMVAKGHDFRRITLVAAVQPDNALFSNDYRAAERLFCLLMQAAGRAGRDAGYLQAQGSRAEMWIQTRDPQHAVFTALRSHDYPSFAAQQLREREDAGMPPFAYQALVRADARTQEDAQAFLHAACQAAREARLPGLDEVFLFPPIPMTIQRVANVERAQMLLESVDRMALQRFLHAWQPLLHQLRAQPVHRPLVRWLVDVDPLAI; encoded by the coding sequence ATGACCGCCCTGTTCCCCGTCCAGATTGCCCTGCAGATGCCAGCCCACAGCGCGGTGGGCCACCTGCTGACCTATGCGGCCGGCGCGCGCCTGGCACCGGGTACGCTGGTGCGTGTGCCGTTGGGCCGGCGCGAGGTGCTGGGCGTGGTCTGGGACGACAACGATTCCTGCGGCACTGCGCCTGGCGAAGCGCCGGCGCAGGCCCTGCCCGAGGGCACGCAGCTGCGGGCCGTGAGCGCGGTGCTCGATGGCATTGCCCCGCTGCCCGATGCTTGGCGCCGGCTGGTGGCCTTTGCCGCGCGCTACTACCAGCGCAGCTGCGGCGAGATCGCCATGGCGGCGCTGCCGCCGCAGCTGCGCGAGCTCACGCCCGAGCAGCTGGCGCGCCGCCTCAAGCCGTCCAAGGCGGCTGCGCCGGCAGCTGCCGCGGCGGGCGCCGCGGCGCCGCTGGTGGCGTTGAGCGCCGAGCAGGAGGCGGTGGTGGCGCAGATTGCAGCCGGCAGCGCAGACCGCCGGCCATTCCTGCTCTACGGCAGCACCGGCAGCGGCAAGACCGAGGTCTATCTGCGCTGCGTGCAGGCGGCGCTCGATGCCGACCCGCAGGCCCAGGCGCTGGTGATGGTGCCCGAGATCAACCTGACGCCGCAGCTGGAATCGCGCTTCGTCGAGCGCTTCGCGCCGCAGTACGGCGCGGCGGCCGTGGTCAGCATGCACAGCGGCATGACCGGCCCGCAGCGCCTCAGGAGCTGGCTGGCGGCGCACACCGGCCAGGCGCGGATCGTGCTGGGCACGCGCATGTCGGTGTTCGCCAGTTTGCCAGGCCTCAAGGTGATCGTGGTCGACGAGGAGCACGACGCCAGCTACAAGCAGCAGGAAGGCGCGCGCTACTCGGCGCGCGACCTGGCGATCTGGCGCGCGCGCGCCCATGGCGCGCAGATCATCCTGGGCAGCGCCACCCCTTCGCTGGAGAGCTGGCATGCCAGCCGCCCGGCCACGCCGCAGGACCCGGGCGGGCGCTACCTGCGGCTGCACATGCCCAGCCGCATCGGCTCTGCCGCCCTGCCCCGGGTGCGGCTGGTCGACATGACCCAGCAGCCCAAACGCGCGGTGTTCTCGCCGCCGCTGCTCGCCGCCATCACCGAGCGCGTGCAGCGCGGCGAGCAGAGCCTGGTGCTGCTCAACCGCCGCGGCTTCGCGCCCGTGCTCTACTGCGCCGACTGCGAATGGAAAAGCGACTGCCCGCACTGCAGCGCGCACCAGGTGTTCCACAAGAACGACCGCACGCTGCGCTGCCACCACTGCGGCTTCACGCAGCGCGTGCCCCCGGCCTGTCCCAGCTGCGGCAACCCCGACATCCTGCCGCTGGGCAAGGGCACCGAGCAGCTCGAGGAGGAGCTGGTGCGTCTGCTGCGCAATGTGCAGCGCCCCGACCATGCGCCGGCGCGCGTGGCGCGCATCGATGCCGACACCACCAAGACCAAGGGTTCGCTCGAAGCCCAGCTGGCGCAGATGCATTCCGGCGACATCGACGTGCTGGTCGGCACGCAGATGGTCGCCAAGGGCCATGACTTCCGGCGCATCACGCTGGTCGCGGCCGTGCAGCCCGACAACGCGCTGTTTTCCAACGACTACCGCGCGGCCGAGCGGCTGTTCTGCCTGCTGATGCAGGCCGCGGGCCGGGCCGGGCGCGATGCCGGCTACCTGCAGGCCCAGGGCAGCCGCGCCGAGATGTGGATCCAGACGCGCGACCCGCAGCATGCGGTGTTCACCGCGCTGCGCAGCCATGACTATCCCAGCTTCGCCGCGCAGCAGCTGCGCGAGCGCGAGGACGCAGGCATGCCGCCCTTCGCCTACCAGGCGCTGGTGCGCGCCGACGCGCGCACCCAGGAGGATGCGCAGGCCTTCCTGCACGCCGCTTGCCAGGCGGCGCGCGAGGCCCGGCTGCCCGGGCTGGACGAGGTCTTCCTGTTTCCGCCCATTCCCATGACCATCCAGCGCGTGGCCAATGTCGAACGCGCGCAGATGCTGCTCGAGAGCGTGGACCGCATGGCGCTGCAGCGCTTCCTGCATGCCTGGCAGCCGCTGCTGCACCAGCTGCGCGCCCAGCCCGTGCACCGGCCGCTGGTGCGCTGGCTCGTCGACGTCGACCCTCTAGCGATCTGA